In a genomic window of Pangasianodon hypophthalmus isolate fPanHyp1 chromosome 1, fPanHyp1.pri, whole genome shotgun sequence:
- the selenbp1 gene encoding methanethiol oxidase, whose protein sequence is MISSISTFPSSWLHNSLSPAVSGTCLISQPYTNFLLLPVTPSSGKPFVCWNRMASTCSGCGPGYKSPLDAMNGPREEIVYLPCIYRNTEIQKPDYLATVDVDPKSPTYCKVIHRLPMPNMKDELHHSGWNACSSCFGDASKKRNRLILPSLISSRIYVIDVGTDARAPRLHKTVEPVEVFWKCGLANPHTSHCLGTGQVMISTLGDPSGNGKGGFVLLDGETFEVIGNWELPGEAAPFGYDFWYQPRHNVMISTEWGAPKVLGNGFNPADVKAGHYGQRIHVWDWTTHKHMQTLDLGEEGAIPLEIRFLHDPAAAEGYVGCALQGTVFRFYKTPKGDWAAEKVIKVPNKKVEGWVLPEMPSLITDILISLDDRFLYFSNWLHGDIRQYDITDKRNPRMVGQIFLGGSIQNDGPVKVLEDKELEQQPSPRIVKGKRIPGSPQMLQLSLDGKRLYVTTSLYSAWDKQFYPEMLKQGSVMLQIDVDTVKGGLTLNENFLVDFGKEPDGPTLAHEIRYPGGDCTSDIWL, encoded by the exons ATGATTAGCAGCATTTCCACTTTCCCTTCGTCGTGGTTACATAACTCACTCTCTCCTGCAGTCTCTGGGACGTGCCTCATTTCACAACCTTACACCAACTTTCTGCTACTTCCAGTCACTCCTTCCTCTGGGAAACCTTTCGTGTGTTGGAACAGAATGG CATCTACCTGCTCAGGATGTGGACCAGGTTACAAAAGTCCTCTGGATGCCATGAATG GTCCTCGAGAGGAGATTGTTTACCTTCCCTGTATTTACCGGAATACTGAAATCCAAAAGCCTGACTATCTTGCAACCGTTGATGTCGATCCCAAATCTCCCACTTATTGCAAG GTCATTCACAGGTTGCCTATGCCTAATATGAAAGATGAGCTGCACCACTCTGGATGGAATGCCTGCAGCAGTTGTTTTGGTGATGCCTCCAAAAAACGCAACCGGCTTATCTTACCCTCCCTGATCTCCTCCCGCATCTATGTTATCGATGTGGGAACAGACGCCCGTGCTCCACGACTTCACAAg ACAGTAGAACCTGTGGAGGTGTTCTGGAAATGTGGCTTGGCCAATCCTCATACCTCTCACTGCTTGGGCACTGGCCAAGTTATGATAAGTACCCTGGGTGACCCATCAGGAAATGGAAAGG GTGGATTCGTGTTGTTGGATGGTGAGACATTTGAAGTGATTGGAAACTGGGAATTGCCTGGGGAAGCAGCACCCTTTGGATATGACTTCTGGTACCAACCACGCCATAATGTGATGATTAGCACCGAGTGGGGAGCACCCAAAGTACTTGGAAATGGATTCAATCCTGCAGATGTCAAAGCAG GTCACTATGGACAACGCATCCATGTGTGGGACTGGACCACACACAAGCATATGCAGACTCTGGATCTGGGTGAAGAGGGCGCCATCCCTCTAGAGATCCGTTTTCTGCATGACCCTGCTGCAGCTGAGGGTTATGTGGGCTGTGCACTCCAGGGCACTGTGTTCCGCTTCTACAAGACTCCG AAAGGCGATTGGGCTGCAGAGAAAGTCATCAAGGTTCCCAATAAAAAAGTAGAGGGTTGGGTCCTACCTGAGATGCCAA GTCtcatcacagacattttaatCTCACTGGATGATCGTTTCCTGTACTTCAGCAACTGGTTGCATGGTGACATTCGACAGTATGACATCACTGACAAGAGGAATCCCCGTATGGTGGGCCAG ATCTTTCTGGGAGGCAGCATTCAAAATGATGGTCCTGTTAAAGTACTAGAGGACAAAGAACTGGAACAGCAACCTTCTCCACGAATAGTGAAG GGCAAGCGAATACCAGGGAGTCCACAGATGCTGCAGCTGAGCCTGGATGGAAAAAGACTCTATGTGACTACTTCTCTATACAGTGCATGGGACAAACAGTTCTACCCTGAGATGTTaaa GCAAGGCTCAGTCATGCTGCAGATTGATGTGGACACAGTGAAAGGTGGCCTGACGCTGAATGAGAATTTCTTGGTGGATTTTGGAAAAGAACCTGACGGTCCTACTCTTGCTCATGAGATCCGATACCCTGGCGGGGACTGCACCTCCGACATCTGGCTGTGA